The following proteins are co-located in the Pseudomonas antarctica genome:
- a CDS encoding transporter, with protein sequence MTPTTVRNLTVLLGGTLLCLDSQAADLNARDFFSAPPGTSLGALYLPATRAGNFHGPADTTGKADLRVNALAYRQVYFTDACGTLCTPQVIVPFADINARLPGASQRTGESGLGDPQVGGTVFFINDPASRTYSGLLSLITVPVGEYHSNNPDVSAGANRWGATFVYNYTRGIGEKWVLEANLEAQLYAPNDDYFGSQLKQAPLYRLQAFASYDFSPATYGALRLIQADGGALRLNNRQLDDTHKRYTQVGFEVGHWLDKQNQLMFGLSQNVAASNGYAGTDALLRLVHVF encoded by the coding sequence ATGACCCCAACAACCGTGCGTAACCTGACGGTGCTGCTCGGCGGCACACTGCTGTGCCTCGATAGCCAGGCTGCCGACCTCAATGCCCGCGACTTTTTCAGCGCACCGCCAGGCACCAGCCTGGGCGCGCTGTACTTGCCTGCGACGCGTGCCGGAAATTTCCACGGGCCTGCCGATACCACCGGCAAGGCCGACCTCAGGGTGAACGCCCTGGCATACCGCCAAGTGTATTTCACCGACGCCTGCGGCACGCTGTGCACGCCGCAAGTCATCGTGCCCTTCGCCGACATCAATGCGCGCTTGCCTGGCGCCAGCCAACGCACTGGCGAAAGTGGGCTGGGCGATCCGCAAGTGGGCGGCACCGTGTTTTTCATCAACGACCCGGCCTCTCGTACCTACAGCGGCCTCTTGAGCCTGATCACCGTGCCGGTGGGCGAATACCACAGCAACAACCCGGACGTGTCTGCGGGCGCCAATCGCTGGGGCGCAACCTTTGTCTACAACTACACGCGAGGCATCGGCGAAAAATGGGTGCTGGAAGCCAATCTGGAAGCCCAGCTCTACGCCCCCAATGACGACTATTTCGGCAGCCAGCTCAAGCAAGCCCCGCTGTATCGCCTGCAAGCATTTGCCTCCTACGACTTCAGCCCCGCCACTTACGGTGCGTTGCGCCTGATCCAGGCCGACGGTGGGGCGCTGCGCCTCAACAACCGTCAACTCGACGACACCCACAAACGCTACACCCAGGTCGGGTTCGAGGTCGGGCACTGGCTCGACAAGCAGAACCAACTGATGTTCGGCCTTTCGCAAAATGTCGCCGCGTCCAACGGTTACGCCGGAACCGATGCGCTGTTGCGCCTGGTCCACGTGTTCTGA
- a CDS encoding class II histone deacetylase has product MNRTTAFFFDEMTLWHSASAHALTLPVGGWVQPPAGSGHAESPDTKRRLKSLLDVSGLSRHLHLHSAPPASEEDLLRVHGSHYLQRFKALSDAGGGELGPQAPIGPGSYEIAKLSAGLTIAAVDTVLNGQAHNAYSLSRPPGHHCLADSAMGFCFLANIALAIEVAKARNGLGKVAVIDWDVHHGNGTQSIFEDRGDVLTISLHQDGCYPPGYSGEQDRGRGAGLGANINIPLPPGSGHDAYLHAMARIVVPALERFQPELIIVACGYDANAVDPLARMLLHSDSFRLMTRALRLAAERLCQGRLVLVHEGGYSEAYVPFCGLATLEELSGVRTAVQDPMLEFVQLQQPNATLLTFQKQWIEQLARGLID; this is encoded by the coding sequence ATGAACCGAACCACCGCGTTTTTCTTTGATGAAATGACCCTGTGGCACAGCGCCAGTGCCCACGCGCTGACCTTGCCCGTGGGCGGATGGGTGCAGCCGCCGGCCGGCAGCGGGCATGCCGAGTCGCCGGACACCAAGCGACGCTTGAAAAGCCTGCTGGACGTGTCCGGCTTGAGTCGCCACTTGCACCTGCACAGCGCTCCTCCCGCCAGTGAAGAGGATCTGCTGCGGGTGCATGGCAGCCACTACCTGCAACGTTTCAAGGCCCTGAGCGATGCCGGCGGTGGTGAACTCGGCCCCCAGGCCCCGATAGGTCCGGGCAGCTACGAAATTGCCAAGTTATCCGCCGGCTTGACCATCGCCGCGGTGGACACAGTCCTAAACGGCCAGGCACACAATGCCTATTCGCTGTCGCGGCCACCGGGGCACCATTGCTTGGCCGACAGCGCGATGGGCTTCTGTTTCCTCGCCAACATTGCGCTTGCCATCGAAGTGGCCAAGGCGCGCAACGGGCTGGGCAAGGTCGCCGTGATCGACTGGGACGTCCATCATGGCAATGGCACCCAATCGATTTTCGAGGACCGGGGCGATGTGTTGACGATTTCACTGCATCAGGACGGTTGTTATCCGCCGGGTTACAGCGGCGAGCAGGATCGCGGCCGTGGCGCCGGCCTGGGGGCGAATATCAATATTCCATTGCCGCCGGGCAGTGGGCACGACGCGTACCTGCATGCCATGGCGCGCATCGTGGTGCCGGCGCTGGAACGGTTTCAACCGGAGCTGATCATCGTTGCTTGCGGCTATGACGCCAACGCCGTCGACCCGTTGGCGCGCATGCTGCTGCACAGTGACTCTTTCCGGCTGATGACCCGCGCGCTACGCCTGGCGGCAGAGCGCCTGTGCCAGGGCCGCCTGGTGCTGGTGCATGAGGGCGGCTACAGCGAAGCCTATGTGCCGTTTTGCGGGTTGGCCACCCTGGAGGAGTTAAGCGGTGTGCGCACAGCGGTGCAAGACCCGATGCTGGAATTTGTCCAGTTGCAGCAACCCAACGCGACGTTGCTGACATTCCAGAAGCAATGGATCGAGCAGTTGGCGCGCGGGCTTATCGATTAA
- a CDS encoding glycerate kinase translates to MKIIIAPDSFKDSLSAEGVAQAIAEGLAQVWPDARLIQCPMADGGEGTVDSVLAACNGELRSHTVRGPLGGTVEARWGWLADSCTAIIEMAEASGLQRVPPGQRDACTSTTYGTGELIRAALDAGARRVILAIGGSATNDGGAGAMQALGVQLFDAQDQILAPGGLALAGLARINLEQQDPRLAHVRFEIAADVNNPLCGAHGASAIFGPQKGANAQQVEQLDAALGHFADHCAKVLPKDVRDEPGSGAAGGLGFAAKAFLDAQFRAGVEVVAELVGLDEAVRGADLVITGEGRFDAQTLRGKTPFGVARIARQHNVPVIVIAGTLGDGYEQMYAHGVDAAFALPSGPMSLEQACSEAPRLLRERASDIARLWRLAAPRV, encoded by the coding sequence ATGAAAATCATCATCGCCCCCGACTCATTCAAGGACAGTCTGAGTGCCGAAGGTGTCGCCCAGGCGATTGCCGAAGGGTTGGCCCAGGTGTGGCCGGATGCACGCTTGATCCAGTGCCCGATGGCCGATGGCGGTGAAGGCACCGTGGATTCGGTACTCGCCGCCTGCAATGGCGAACTGCGCAGCCACACTGTGCGAGGTCCGTTGGGCGGGACGGTTGAAGCGCGCTGGGGCTGGCTGGCCGACAGCTGCACCGCGATTATCGAGATGGCCGAAGCCAGCGGCTTGCAACGTGTGCCGCCGGGTCAGCGCGATGCCTGCACCAGCACCACGTACGGCACCGGCGAACTGATACGCGCCGCATTGGATGCTGGCGCCCGGCGCGTCATCCTGGCGATTGGCGGCAGCGCCACCAACGACGGTGGTGCAGGCGCGATGCAGGCGCTCGGCGTGCAACTGTTCGATGCCCAGGACCAGATACTTGCGCCCGGTGGCCTGGCCTTGGCAGGCCTGGCGCGCATCAATCTTGAACAACAGGACCCACGGCTGGCCCACGTACGCTTTGAGATTGCCGCCGACGTGAACAACCCGCTGTGCGGCGCACACGGCGCCTCTGCCATCTTCGGCCCGCAAAAAGGTGCGAATGCGCAGCAGGTCGAACAACTGGACGCCGCCCTCGGCCATTTTGCCGATCACTGCGCCAAGGTTCTGCCCAAAGACGTGCGTGATGAGCCCGGTAGTGGTGCAGCAGGTGGCTTGGGGTTTGCCGCCAAGGCCTTCCTGGACGCGCAATTTCGCGCCGGCGTTGAGGTCGTCGCCGAATTGGTGGGGCTGGACGAAGCCGTACGGGGCGCCGATCTGGTGATTACCGGCGAAGGCCGCTTCGATGCCCAGACGCTGCGTGGCAAAACCCCGTTCGGCGTGGCACGCATTGCCCGCCAGCACAACGTGCCGGTGATCGTGATCGCCGGCACACTGGGCGATGGCTACGAGCAAATGTACGCCCACGGTGTGGACGCCGCATTCGCCTTGCCTTCGGGCCCGATGAGCCTGGAACAGGCTTGCAGCGAAGCGCCGCGTTTATTACGCGAGCGGGCCTCGGACATCGCGCGCTTATGGCGGCTGGCGGCGCCCAGGGTTTAA
- a CDS encoding sugar diacid recognition domain-containing protein → MFELDHDLAQDIVNRTMAILPYNVNVMDSQGLILGSGEPERINTRHEGAQLVLANGRVVEIDGQTAKHLKGVQPGINLPLMHDQRLIGVLGITGEPELLRTYAELVRMTAEMLVSHRHQQAEQQWRRQRCDDLLALLLADAGDSPRLVDEAQQLGLKPQMTRTPYLFELGVGQSADALSAWLTSRYPDSWCVSSAQFSLLWCRPAAVHVDNLRLLEKLEGLGWNILRVAVGGQADGLAGLRRCYRRVGDLLAYGRDILPQSRLLTLNRYRLPVMLWRHRNEDALDELLNPLRKVLAKDTNGQLLATLRSWCEHDGQSQACADALGIHRNSLRYRMERIAELSGVDPLTLDGMLALYLGVQLLPQALSK, encoded by the coding sequence ATGTTCGAGCTGGATCATGACCTGGCGCAGGATATCGTCAATCGCACCATGGCCATCCTGCCCTACAACGTCAACGTCATGGACAGCCAGGGCTTGATCCTCGGCAGCGGTGAGCCGGAGCGCATCAACACGCGTCATGAAGGCGCGCAGTTGGTGCTGGCCAACGGTCGGGTGGTGGAAATCGACGGCCAGACCGCCAAACACCTGAAGGGCGTGCAACCCGGCATCAACCTGCCGCTGATGCACGACCAGCGGCTTATCGGCGTGCTCGGCATTACCGGTGAACCCGAGTTGTTGCGCACTTACGCTGAGTTGGTGCGCATGACGGCGGAAATGCTGGTCAGCCATCGCCATCAACAAGCCGAACAGCAATGGCGGCGCCAGCGCTGTGATGATCTGCTGGCGTTGCTTTTGGCCGACGCCGGCGACTCGCCACGCCTGGTCGATGAGGCGCAACAATTGGGGCTCAAACCGCAAATGACGCGCACGCCGTACCTGTTCGAGCTGGGCGTGGGCCAATCGGCGGACGCGTTGAGCGCCTGGCTCACCAGCCGCTACCCGGACAGTTGGTGCGTCAGCTCCGCGCAATTTTCCCTGCTGTGGTGCCGACCGGCAGCGGTGCACGTGGATAACCTGCGCTTGCTGGAGAAGCTTGAAGGCCTGGGCTGGAATATCCTGCGAGTGGCCGTGGGCGGTCAGGCCGATGGCTTGGCGGGGCTGCGCCGGTGTTACCGTCGCGTGGGGGACTTGCTCGCCTATGGTCGCGATATTCTCCCGCAATCACGGCTGTTGACGCTCAACCGTTATCGTTTGCCCGTGATGCTCTGGCGACACCGTAATGAAGACGCCCTCGACGAATTGCTCAACCCGTTGCGCAAAGTGCTGGCCAAGGACACCAACGGTCAGTTGCTGGCGACGTTGCGCAGTTGGTGCGAACACGACGGCCAGAGCCAGGCATGTGCCGATGCGTTGGGTATTCACCGCAACAGCCTGCGTTATCGGATGGAGCGCATAGCCGAGTTGAGTGGTGTCGACCCACTGACCCTCGACGGCATGCTTGCCCTTTACCTCGGCGTACAGTTGTTGCCCCAGGCTTTGTCGAAATGA
- a CDS encoding MFS transporter, translating into MSQSAAATLATDDDKNAIYKRITLRLIPFIFICYLFNYLDRVNVGFAKLQMLDALKFSETVYGLGAGIFFIGYVLCGVPSNLALTKFGPRRWIALMMIVWGTLSTCLLFVTTPTHFYGLRLLTGAAEAGFFPGVVLYLSQWFPTFRRGRIMALFMSAIPVSGLLGSPFSGWILNHFAAGQGGLAGWQWMFLLQGIPTVILGALAYFLLSDSFANAQWLTPHERAVLEADQATDLANKPKTTTDSLGAVFKNPAIWAFGLIYFCIQSGVYAINFWLPSIIKNLGFSDNLVIGWLSAIPYLLAAVFMLLVGRSADLRKERRWHLVVPMLMGAIGLLIAVNFATTPAIAILGLTIATMGALTGLPMFWPVPTALLSAGAAAGGLALINSMGQMAGFLSPYIVGFVKDATGSTDMALYLLAAVIVAGSLLALRMTRTLKV; encoded by the coding sequence ATGTCACAGAGCGCCGCTGCCACACTGGCCACCGATGACGATAAAAACGCCATCTACAAGCGCATTACCCTGCGCCTGATCCCCTTCATTTTTATCTGCTACTTGTTCAACTACCTTGACCGGGTGAACGTTGGCTTTGCCAAGTTGCAGATGCTCGACGCCTTGAAATTCAGTGAGACGGTGTACGGCCTCGGTGCCGGGATCTTCTTTATCGGCTACGTGCTGTGCGGCGTGCCGAGTAACCTGGCGCTGACCAAGTTCGGCCCGCGCCGCTGGATCGCGTTGATGATGATCGTGTGGGGCACCTTGTCCACCTGCCTGCTGTTCGTCACGACGCCGACGCATTTCTATGGGCTGCGCCTGTTGACCGGCGCCGCTGAAGCCGGCTTTTTCCCTGGCGTGGTGCTGTACCTCTCGCAGTGGTTCCCGACCTTTCGCCGCGGGAGGATCATGGCATTGTTCATGTCGGCGATTCCGGTGTCCGGCTTGCTCGGCAGCCCGTTCTCCGGCTGGATCCTCAACCACTTTGCTGCAGGCCAGGGTGGCCTGGCGGGCTGGCAGTGGATGTTCCTGCTGCAAGGCATCCCGACCGTAATACTTGGCGCACTCGCTTACTTCCTGCTCAGCGACAGCTTTGCCAATGCCCAGTGGCTCACGCCCCACGAGCGTGCAGTGCTGGAAGCCGATCAGGCGACGGACTTGGCCAACAAGCCGAAGACAACCACCGATTCGCTCGGCGCAGTGTTCAAGAACCCGGCCATCTGGGCGTTCGGCCTGATCTACTTCTGCATCCAGAGCGGTGTGTATGCGATCAACTTCTGGCTGCCGTCGATCATCAAGAACCTGGGTTTCAGCGATAACCTGGTGATTGGCTGGCTGAGTGCGATTCCGTATCTGCTGGCCGCCGTGTTCATGCTGCTGGTGGGCCGCTCCGCCGACTTGCGCAAGGAGCGTCGCTGGCATTTGGTGGTGCCGATGTTGATGGGCGCCATCGGCCTGCTGATCGCGGTGAATTTCGCCACTACCCCGGCGATTGCGATTCTCGGCCTGACCATCGCCACCATGGGCGCCCTCACCGGCCTGCCGATGTTCTGGCCGGTGCCAACCGCCCTGCTCAGCGCGGGCGCGGCGGCAGGCGGTTTGGCGCTGATCAACTCCATGGGCCAGATGGCTGGCTTCCTCAGCCCCTACATCGTGGGGTTTGTGAAGGATGCCACCGGGTCCACGGACATGGCGTTGTACCTGCTGGCGGCGGTGATTGTCGCCGGTAGCCTGTTGGCGCTGCGCATGACACGTACTCTCAAAGTATAA
- a CDS encoding SDR family oxidoreductase, producing the protein MTSPLSGKTVIVIGGSSGIGAAVAKAAAARGAQVVLAGRRLTSSVDNGVRSEPVDVTDSVSLQRLFEAVGRFDHLVYTAGPSVRAKTLSETDLTEAQDNFNVKLWGALRAIQQALPFLAEHGSISLTSGQLGRKLAPGQLIKTGINAATEALGKQLAKELAPRRVNVISPGVIDTPAYAGLTEEQRLAMFAKAGGALPVGRVGQAEEVAAGYVLAMENGFMTGAVIDIDGGGVL; encoded by the coding sequence ATGACATCCCCCCTCAGCGGTAAAACCGTCATCGTGATTGGCGGCAGCAGCGGTATCGGCGCAGCAGTGGCCAAGGCCGCCGCCGCGCGTGGCGCGCAGGTGGTGCTGGCCGGGCGCCGCTTGACCTCCAGTGTCGACAACGGCGTGCGCAGCGAGCCGGTCGACGTGACCGACAGCGTCTCCCTGCAGCGTTTGTTCGAAGCGGTCGGACGCTTTGATCATCTGGTCTATACCGCCGGGCCGTCGGTGCGGGCCAAAACCCTCAGTGAAACCGACCTGACCGAAGCCCAGGACAACTTCAACGTAAAACTCTGGGGCGCGCTGCGGGCAATCCAACAGGCGCTGCCGTTTTTGGCTGAGCACGGCAGCATCAGCCTGACTTCGGGCCAACTGGGCCGCAAACTGGCGCCCGGCCAGTTGATCAAGACCGGCATCAACGCTGCGACCGAGGCGCTGGGCAAGCAACTGGCAAAAGAATTGGCGCCCCGTCGGGTCAATGTGATCAGCCCGGGGGTGATTGATACACCGGCTTATGCAGGGCTGACAGAGGAGCAGCGGCTGGCGATGTTCGCCAAGGCTGGCGGGGCCTTGCCGGTTGGGCGAGTGGGGCAGGCTGAGGAGGTTGCGGCGGGGTATGTGCTGGCCATGGAGAACGGGTTTATGACCGGTGCCGTGATTGATATCGACGGCGGCGGTGTGTTGTAA
- a CDS encoding LysR family transcriptional regulator, giving the protein MSSTLDLEVFVRTADTGSLSAAARSLNLTPAAASIALKRLETRLGIRLLARSTRSMRLTEEGRRYLDSVRIALEALSEGEQAIKQQGQSLSGLLQLAAPSDFGRNVLLGWLDEFKVEHPNIRLQLLLNDSNADLFRDTVDIALRFGVPRDSSLVALPVVPGHHRIPCASPDYLARHGTPRTPADLAQHSTLRYMRRGQPNNTWYFRQGALLQEVEVTGDYLSDDGEIVRRWALAGHGVAYKANLDIARDIQAGRLVPLLPDWQGEPTPFNLMCPHRLQVSERVKVLHRFLQQRCQTLLSA; this is encoded by the coding sequence ATGAGCTCAACCCTGGACCTGGAAGTGTTTGTGCGCACCGCCGACACAGGTAGCCTCTCGGCGGCCGCGCGTAGCCTTAACCTCACGCCGGCAGCAGCCAGTATCGCCCTCAAACGTCTGGAAACCCGCTTGGGCATCCGCCTGCTCGCCCGTTCCACCCGCAGCATGCGCCTGACCGAAGAAGGTCGGCGTTACCTGGACAGCGTACGCATAGCCCTGGAAGCCTTGTCCGAGGGCGAGCAAGCGATCAAACAACAAGGCCAAAGCCTCAGCGGCCTGTTGCAGTTGGCCGCCCCCTCGGATTTCGGGCGCAATGTGCTGCTGGGCTGGCTGGATGAATTCAAGGTCGAGCACCCGAACATCCGCCTGCAGTTGTTGCTCAACGACAGCAACGCCGATTTGTTCCGCGACACCGTCGACATCGCCCTGCGCTTTGGTGTGCCACGGGACTCCAGCCTGGTGGCATTACCCGTCGTGCCCGGCCACCATCGCATTCCTTGCGCGAGCCCTGACTACCTCGCGCGGCACGGTACGCCGCGTACGCCTGCGGACCTGGCGCAACACAGTACGCTGCGCTACATGCGCCGGGGGCAGCCGAATAACACCTGGTACTTTCGCCAGGGCGCACTGCTCCAGGAAGTCGAAGTGACGGGCGATTACCTGAGCGACGATGGCGAAATTGTGCGGCGTTGGGCGTTGGCTGGCCACGGGGTCGCGTATAAGGCCAATCTGGATATCGCCCGGGATATCCAAGCCGGGCGCCTGGTGCCGCTGTTGCCCGATTGGCAAGGCGAGCCCACCCCGTTCAACCTGATGTGCCCTCACCGCCTGCAAGTGTCGGAACGGGTGAAAGTGCTGCATCGTTTTTTACAGCAGCGCTGTCAGACCTTGCTGAGCGCATGA
- a CDS encoding aldo/keto reductase, translated as MIYRTLGQSGLKVSALTLGTMMFGEQTHTEDSLRIIDKAWDQGINFIDTADVYTGGRSEEIVGEAIVRHRSDWVVASKVGIGPLDGLPNRNGLSRKRIFNALEASLTRLDTDYLDIYYLHREDHDTPLEVTVSAIGDLIRQGKIRYWGLSNYRGWRIAEVIRVAERLGVDKPIISQPLYNIVNRQAEIEQITAAGAYGLGVVPYSPLARGVLSGKYAPDVTPEAGSRAARQDKRILETEWRVESLRIAQQIQQYTQGRGVGIVEFAIAWVLNNSAVSSAIVGPRTEAQWDAYTGALDVKISAEDEAFIDSLVTPGHSSTPGFNDVGHFVSGRVARS; from the coding sequence ATGATTTACCGCACATTGGGCCAGTCCGGGTTGAAGGTCAGCGCACTGACCCTGGGCACCATGATGTTTGGCGAACAGACCCACACCGAAGACTCGCTGCGCATCATCGACAAGGCCTGGGACCAGGGCATCAACTTTATCGACACCGCCGACGTTTACACCGGCGGGCGCTCCGAAGAAATCGTCGGTGAAGCTATCGTCCGCCACCGCTCGGATTGGGTGGTGGCGTCGAAAGTCGGCATCGGCCCATTGGACGGTTTACCCAACCGCAATGGCCTGAGCCGCAAGCGCATTTTCAACGCACTGGAAGCCAGCCTCACCCGCCTCGACACCGACTACCTGGACATCTATTACCTGCACCGCGAAGACCACGACACGCCGCTGGAAGTGACGGTGTCGGCGATAGGCGACCTGATCCGCCAAGGCAAGATTCGTTATTGGGGCCTGTCCAACTACCGGGGTTGGCGCATCGCTGAAGTGATTCGCGTGGCCGAGCGTTTGGGCGTAGACAAGCCGATCATCAGTCAGCCGTTGTACAACATCGTCAATCGCCAGGCCGAGATCGAACAAATCACCGCCGCAGGCGCCTATGGCTTGGGCGTGGTGCCTTACAGCCCGCTGGCCCGTGGCGTGCTCAGTGGCAAGTACGCACCTGATGTGACGCCCGAAGCCGGCAGCCGCGCGGCGCGCCAGGACAAACGCATTCTGGAAACCGAATGGCGGGTTGAGTCACTGCGTATTGCCCAGCAGATTCAGCAATACACCCAGGGGCGTGGCGTGGGGATCGTGGAGTTTGCGATTGCCTGGGTACTGAACAACTCGGCGGTCAGTTCGGCGATTGTCGGGCCGCGTACCGAGGCGCAGTGGGATGCGTACACCGGGGCGCTGGATGTCAAGATCAGTGCTGAAGATGAGGCGTTTATTGACTCACTGGTGACGCCGGGGCATTCGTCTACGCCGGGGTTTAATGATGTGGGCCATTTTGTCTCGGGTCGCGTAGCTCGTTCTTAG
- the rarD gene encoding EamA family transporter RarD — translation MSKGVVLSVLASVLFAVMYYFTSLLTPLSGLEIFGWRMLLTVPCMTVFMIVSGEWRRVWELVRMLVAKPRLIGGVLLSSVLLGVQLWLFMWAPLNGRSLDVSVGYFLLPLTMVLTGRLVYGEQLSRLQQIAVFFAALGVLNELYQAGGFSWATLVVIIGYPIYFVVRKYLGTDHLGGLWLDMALMLPVAWWFVQSGEQGFAVLDVHPKLYALIPMLGLISASALVSYIVASRLLAFSLFGLLSYVEPVLLLAVALILGEGIKGGQWLTYIPIWLAVMVLVYEGFKHLVRQRRA, via the coding sequence GTGTCTAAAGGTGTTGTGTTATCGGTATTGGCCTCGGTGTTGTTTGCCGTGATGTATTACTTCACTTCGTTGCTCACGCCATTGAGCGGCCTGGAAATTTTTGGCTGGCGCATGTTGCTGACCGTGCCCTGCATGACCGTGTTCATGATCGTCAGTGGCGAATGGCGGCGTGTGTGGGAACTGGTGCGAATGTTGGTGGCCAAGCCGAGGCTGATTGGCGGTGTGCTGCTGTCGTCGGTCCTGTTAGGTGTGCAACTCTGGCTGTTTATGTGGGCACCGCTGAATGGGCGCAGCCTGGATGTGTCGGTGGGGTATTTCCTGCTGCCGCTGACCATGGTGCTGACCGGACGTTTGGTGTACGGCGAACAGCTGTCACGCCTGCAGCAGATCGCGGTATTTTTTGCCGCGCTCGGGGTGCTTAACGAGTTGTATCAGGCCGGGGGTTTTTCCTGGGCGACATTGGTGGTGATCATCGGTTACCCGATCTATTTTGTGGTGCGCAAATACTTGGGCACCGATCACTTGGGCGGCTTGTGGCTGGACATGGCACTGATGCTGCCGGTGGCCTGGTGGTTTGTGCAGAGCGGTGAACAGGGGTTTGCCGTGCTCGATGTGCACCCCAAGCTGTACGCGTTGATTCCGATGCTGGGCTTGATCAGTGCCTCCGCCCTGGTGAGCTATATCGTTGCCAGCCGCTTGCTGGCGTTCAGCCTGTTTGGCCTGCTCAGCTACGTGGAGCCCGTATTGCTGCTGGCAGTGGCGTTGATATTGGGAGAAGGCATCAAGGGCGGCCAATGGCTGACTTACATCCCGATCTGGCTGGCGGTAATGGTGCTGGTGTATGAAGGGTTCAAGCACTTGGTGCGTCAGCGCAGAGCGTGA